The following proteins come from a genomic window of Hypanus sabinus isolate sHypSab1 chromosome 9, sHypSab1.hap1, whole genome shotgun sequence:
- the LOC132399414 gene encoding ADP-ribosylation factor-binding protein GGA1-like — MATDLEAETLESWLNKATNPLNTEEKWEYIKGFCDQVNLEMEGPQIATRLLGHKIRSPQEKEALYALTVLDTCMNNCGKRFQNEVGKFRFLNDLIKVLSPKYLGLWSSERVKSKVIEMLYSWTVCLPNAIKIRDAYQMLKKQGIIKQDPKLPGEKPLLSPSAEKKCSFFDDDEKSKLLARLLKSNHPEDLQAANRLIKSVIREDEEKAEKINKRIRVIEEVTNSMKLLNEMLAIYQKDGLPENQIEILKNLYQRCEKLRPTLFRLASDAAENDEALVEILQTNDSLVDTINSYKKIIQGHEISVAPRSSAKTEASSLLFDLSDLELDLGKPETNEGLGCEQQLPCLLDEELVSLDLNVPPLMEQAVNQNTSQKANPATTTPSSTSSGSRDLDSLDLLGSALMEQYLRHQKQLVQWKQPCLKPTLMDLQNQAPAHTLPASLDPCCPATCAPLAAPALSQSAVLLELMQTSPSQLQHQAPAPRGPSIVGSEELPWKTLFVPVETIRTSHIPPVTVYDKNGFRVLFHFAKASSLPLQRLDLLVVVISLLSSLPEPIKGILFQAAVPKVMRVKLQPASGTELPSFNPLLPPPVISQVLLIHNPRKEKVRLRYKLHYTLAEQPFTEIGEVTAFPAVETWGTL; from the exons ATGGCGACGGACCTGGAAGCAGAGACGTTGGAGTCGTGGCTGA ATAAAGCTACCAACCCTCTAAATACTGAAGAGAAATGGGAATACATCAAGGGATTCTGCGATCAGGTCAATCTAGAGATGGAGGG CCCACAGATTGCAACTCGTCTCCTGGGTCACAAAATACGGTCGCCACAAGAAAAGGAGGCTCTATATGCGCTCACG GTGTTGGATACGTGCATGAACAATTGTGGCAAACGGTTTCAGAATGAAGTTGGAAAGTTTCGATTTTTAAATGATTTAATTAAAGTCTTATCACCAAAG tACCTTGGCTTGTGGTCCTCAGAACGGGTGAAGTCTAAGGTGATAGAAATGTTGTACAGCTGGACAGTGTGCCTACCAAACGCAATAAAAATCCGAGATGCCTATCAGATGCTGAAGAAACAAG GTATCATCAAGCAGGATCCCAAGTTACCAGGTGAGAAGCCTTTGCTATCCCCTTCCGCAGAAAAGAAGTGTTCCTTCTTTGATGATGATGAAAAATCGAAG CTCCTTGCGAGACTTCTCAAAAGCAACCACCCAGAGGACTTGCAGGCTGCCAACAGGTTGATCAAGAGCGTCATCAGGGAG GATGAAGAGAAAGCTGAAAAAATCAACAAGAGGATTCGTGTCATTGAGGAAGTGACCAACAGTATGAAGTTGCTGAATGAGATGTTGGCCATATACCAGAAAGACGGCCTGCCGGAAAACCAGATCGAAATTCTGAAG AACCTGTATCAGCGCTGTGAGAAGCTGCGGCCGACACTGTTCCGACTTGCGAGTGACGCTGCGGAAAATGATGAGGCTTTGG TGGAGATTCTGCAGACCAACGACTCACTTGTGGATACAATCAACTCGTACAAGAAAATCATTCAGGGGCATGAAATCAGTGTGGCCCCCAGAAGTTCAGCCAAAACAG AAGCGTCTTCACTACTGTTCGATTTATCTGATTTGGAGCTGGACTTGGGAAAACCTGAAACCAATGAAGGTTTAGGCTGCGAGCAGCAATTGCCGTGTTTGCTTGATGAAGAACTGGTGTCTCTGG ATCTGAATGTTCCCCCATTAATGGAGCAAGCTGTGAATCAGAATACATCCCAG AAAGCAAATCCAGCTACAACCACACCAAGCTCTACCTCCAGTGGGAGCAGGGACTTGGACAGCTTGGACCTACTGGGGTCAGCGTTGATGGAGCAGTATCTTAGACACCAGAAACAGCTAGTACAATG GAAACAGCCGTGCCTCAAACCTACACTGATGGATCTTCAGAACCAGGCACCAGCCCACACTCTCCCTGCCTCTTTGGACCCCTGTTGTCCTGCCACCTGCGCTCCACTTGCGGCACCAGCTCTTTCTCAGTCCGCAGTGCTGCTGGAGCTGATGCAAACTTCTCCCTCTCAGCTGCAGCACCAAGCACCTGCTCCACGTGGGCCCTCGATTGTGGGGAGTGAGGAACTCCCCTGGAAGACGCTGTTTGTGCCAGTGGAGACCATTCGGACAA GTCATATACCGCCTGTCACAGTCTACGACAAAAATGGCTTCCGAGTCCTCTTTCACTTTGCCAAAGCCTCGTCCTTGCCCTTGCAGAGGCTGGACCTGTTGGTTGTCGTTATTTCTCTGCTGAGCTCATTGCCCGAACCAATAAAGGGCATCCTTTTCCAAGCTGCTGTGCCAAAG GTGATGAGGGTGAAGCTACaacctgcctctggcacagagcttCCTTCATTCAATCCCCTCCTCCCACCGCCGGTCATCTCACAGGTCTTGCTCATTCATAATCCTCGCAAG